A stretch of the Leguminivora glycinivorella isolate SPB_JAAS2020 chromosome 2, LegGlyc_1.1, whole genome shotgun sequence genome encodes the following:
- the LOC125241434 gene encoding uncharacterized protein LOC125241434 — MANCKVIMIDSGIEKIINVYGEGVDGLTPILTSPINSVDSSPSSTFSRSEELNTKCQDLISLLDSTQEGKLLLTQHPNPLGDQLRRSLTREIATEIVKLDPKAPITSNIYLHWIREIKRVFPAENTSIYYTKGPQVFGRAHGRLFDAVTNLKAKYRRNKIYQPRARRSIEKTFTPTTASVEHATTNKRTAPVREGPETTSDSQADLDSENTEIEECFEWLRSTADNYTLCNEKWAPIKSKFCMKNSVGSLS; from the exons atggcAAACTGCAAAGTAATCAtg atagATAGTGggatagaaaaaataataaacgtgTACGGAGAAGGTGTCGACGGGCTCACGCCAATTTTAACTTCACCGATCAACTCTGTAGACTCTTCACCAAGTTCAACATTTTCAAGGTCGGAAGAATTAAAC ACCAAATGCCAGGACTTAATTTCTCTGCTCGATAGTACACAAGAGGGCAAACTGCTTCTTACACAGCATCCAAACCCTTTGGGAGATCAACTACGAAGAAGTTTAACCAGGGAGATTGCGACAGAAATAGTGAAACTTGATCCGAAGGCACCAATAACAAGTAACATATACTTGCATTGGATTCGCGAAATTa AACGAGTATTCCCGGCAGAAAATACATCTATTTATTACACTAAAGGACCTCAAGTGTTTGGGCGAGCCCATGGTCGGCTGTTTGACGCAGTGACTAATCTGAAGGCTAAGTATCgccgaaataaaatataccaGCCAAGGGCGCGTCGTTCTATAGAAAAAACGTTTACTCCAACAACAGCATCAGTGGAGCACGCTACAACTAACAAAAGGACAGCACCGGTTAGAGAGGGCCCCGAGACCACCTCTGACAGTCAAGCGGACCTAGATTCAGAGAACACCGAAATAGAAGAATGCTTCGAGTGGCTCCGTTCGACTGCAGACAATTATACACTTTGTAATGAAAAGTGGGCTCCCATTAAGTCAAAATTTTGCATGAAAAATTCGGTTGGCTCCCTTTCCTAA